The Trichosurus vulpecula isolate mTriVul1 chromosome 3, mTriVul1.pri, whole genome shotgun sequence genome includes a window with the following:
- the POU4F3 gene encoding POU domain, class 4, transcription factor 3: MMTMNAKQPFTMHPVLQEPKFSSLHSSSEAMRRVCLPAPQLQGNIFGSFDESLLARAEALAAVDIVSHGKNHPFKPDATYHTMSSVPCTSTSSTVPISHPAALTSHPHHSVHQGLDGDLLEHISPSLTVSGIGAPEHTVMPAQIHPHHLGAMGHLHQAMGMGHPHAVSTHNGMPCLSDVESDPRELEAFAERFKQRRIKLGVTQADVGAALANLKIPGVGSLSQSTICRFESLTLSHNNMIALKPVLQAWLEEAEAAYREKNTKPELFNGSERKRKRTSIAAPEKRSLEAYFAIQPRPSSEKIAAIAEKLDLKKNVVRVWFCNQRQKQKRMKYSAVH, translated from the exons ATGATGACCATGAACGCCAAGCAGCCTTTCACCAtgcaccctgtcctccaggagcctAAATTCTCCAGCCTGCATTCCAGTTCAGAGGCTATGCGCCGAGTTTGCCTTCCCGCCCCGCAG CTGCAGGGCAATATATTTGGAAGCTTTGATGAGAGTCTACTGGCCCGCGCTGAAGCTCTGGCGGCTGTCGATATTGTCTCCCACGGCAAGAACCATCCTTTCAAGCCCGACGCGACCTACCATACCATGAGCAGTGTGCCCTGTACTTCTACCTCGTCCACAGTGCCCATCTCCCACCCAGCAGCCCTAACCTCGCACCCACACCATTCAGTGCACCAGGGACTGGATGGAGACCTCTTGGAGCACATCTCGCCCTCGTTGACAGTGAGTGGCATAGGGGCCCCTGAGCACACCGTGATGCCGGCACAGATCCACCCCCATCACCTGGGAGCTATGGGTCACCTGCACCAGGCCATGGGCATGGGCCATCCTCACGCCGTCTCCACTCACAATGGGATGCCCTGCCTGAGCGACGTCGAGTCGGACCCCCGTGAGCTGGAAGCTTTTGCAGAGCGCTTCAAGCAGCGTCGCATCAAACTGGGGGTGACCCAGGCGGACGTCGGCGCGGCGCTTGCCAACCTCAAGATTCCTGGAGTTGGCTCACTCAGCCAGAGCACCATATGCAGGTTCGAATCCCTTACCCTGTCCCACAACAATATGATAGCCCTCAAGCCTGTCCTGCAGGCCTGGCTAGAGGAGGCAGAGGCTGCCTACCGGGAGAAAAACACCAAACCCGAGCTCTTCAATGGCAGCGAGAGGAAGCGCAAACGCACCTCCATCGCAGCGCCAGAGAAGCGCTCTCTGGAAGCTTATTTTGCTATCCAGCCTCGACCCTCCTCGGAGAAGATCGCAGCCATAGCGGAGAAATTGGACCTCAAAAAGAACGTGGTGCGGGTCTGGTTCTGCaaccagagacagaaacagaaacgaATGAAATATTCGGCCGTCCACTGA